Genomic window (Agrobacterium larrymoorei):
TCAGCTATTTGCGTCGCTTCCCCTTTGACAAGATAAAGATCGACCAGTCATTCCTGCGCGGCGCATCTCATCGCGAGGAGGCCGCAGCAATCATTGCCGGGACATGCGATCTTGCCCACCGGCTGAAGTTGACGATCGTTGCCGAAGGCATCGAAACCGAAGAGCATCGTGAAATTGTGCGAGCCGCGGGATGCCACTTGGGTCAGGGCTATCTGTTCGACAAGCCTCTGACAGCCGAAGCATCCATATCAAGGATCGCCTTCGAAATGGAACCCGATGTCTTTCAGAAGTGTGGATAGAAGGATCAATGCTACAGGGGTGAAGCCTAGCTGACGAAACTGCCAAATGGTCAACTTGGTGCCCGATGTGGGTAACGGCAAAGCATCTCGGTCGGCGAACTTTGGACGAAAACTCCCCTCACGCAGCATGCAAATGTCATGATCTATAACACGTCCAAATCCTTGACACCGTGGCGAGCGAAAAATCGGTCGAGATCGCGCCGCTGGGGCGCAATGCCGGTATAGACCTCTACGTAATGCGGAATGCGCTTCATGCGCAAAGCAATATCCTCTTGCGTGCGCATCGAGACGTAGCCGATCTGAACGAGATAGGTGGTGCGCGCCCGAACATCCGCATCCAGCTCAGTGTGGCCAAACCGCATAAACATATGCTGCAGCGCAGATAGCCTTGCACGGTCGGCAACCTCTATCTCCTTCGATATGTCCTCGGACTGCAGGGCCCAGCTCCGCACGGCAAATTCAAAGCGTGGATCGAAAAGTTCGGTGTCGATCCAGCAGTCAAAGACATTGAACATCGCCTCAACGACGCTTTCAGCATAGGCCTCACATTGTTTGACTAGGTTGCCGGTGTTCTTTTCCCGCCAGCGTGTGAGAAGCGCTGCCAGAAGCTCTTCTCTGTCCTTGAAGAACCAGTAGAAGCTCGTGCGGGACAAGTTCAGCTTTTTCCCGAGCGGTAGGATTTTGACCGACTCTACGCCGGTTTCCAGCAAGGCCTCATAGGCTGCCTGCAACCACACCTCTTGCGAACCACGCCAGCCACTATCGTTTGAAATCTCTGTCATGACTGCTTCCTATCGAAACGCTGGGTCGGCAACAATCGCGCAACTGGCATGGAGATGTGAAATGTACTTTGATGTTCTCTATATTGACACTTGTGTACATTATTTTTAGGCTTGTCCGCAACCCATCTTGCGGAGAAAGCCGATGTCGAACGATCCCCTCCTCCAGCCTTTTCAACTCAAGCACCTGACGCTTCGAAATCGTATCATCGTCACGGCGCACGAACCGGCTTATCCTGAAGACGGCATGCCGAAGGAGCGGTATCGCGCCTACACGGTCGAGCGCGCGAAAGGTGGTGTTGCGCTGACGATGACAGCCGGATCAGCTGCCGTATCGAAAGATAGCCCTCCTGTTTTCAACAACCTGCTCGCCTACAAGGACGAGATCGTCCCATGGATCCGCGACATGACGGATGCCGTGCATGAGCAAGGTTCGGCGATCATGGTCCAGCTCACCCATCTTGGCCGTCGGACCCGGTGGGACAAGGGCGACTGGCTGCCGGTCGTCGCCCCGTCGCATCACCGCGAGGTGGCGCATCGCGCCTTCCCCAAGAAGATAGAAGATTGGGATATCGAACGTATCATAAAGGACTTTGCCGACGCTGCGGAGCGGATGAAGGCAGGTGGCATGGATGGCGTTGAACTGGAGGCATACGGCCATCTCCTCGAGCAGTTTACCTCGCCCCGTACCAATGAACTGGATGGCCCCTATGGCGGCTCGCTCGACAACCGCATGCGCTTCTGTCTCGATGTGCTTGGCGCCATCAGAAAGCGCGTTGGCGACGACTTCATTCTGGGCATTCGCTACACGGCAGACGAGCGGCTGTCGGACGGCACGGGGTCGGAAGAGGGTCTTGAGATATCGCGACGCCTCAAGGATAGCGGCCTCATCGACTACCTCAATATCATCCGAGGCCATATCGATACCGACCCAGGTCTGACGGATGTCATTCCTATTCAGGGCATGGCCAACTCGCCGCATCTCGATTTCGCCGGCCAGATCAGATCGGCGACCAACTTCCCCACCTTCCACGCCGCAAAAATTCCCGATGTTGCGACAGCTCGCCACGCCATTGCGTCCGGCAAGGTCGATATGGTTGGCATGACCCGCGCCCATATGACAGACCCCCATATCGTCCGTAAGATTATGGAAAAACGCGAGGACGACATAAGGCCCTGTGTCGGCGCGAATTACTGTCTTGATCGCATCTACCAGGGCGGCATGGCCTTCTGCATCCATAATGCCGCGACAGGGCGAGAAGTCGATATGCCTCACACCATACCCAAGGCCCCCCAACGTAGAAAAATCGTCATCGTCGGTGCGGGACCGGCGGGGCTTGAGGCGGCGCGTGTGTCTGCGGAACGCGGCCATTCGGTGGTCGTCTTCGAGGCCGCCAACAATGCCGGTGGACAAATCCGTTTGACGGCTCAAAGCGAACGCCGCCGCGAGATGATCAGCATTATCGACTGGCGAATGAGCCAGTGCGAGAAACTCGGTGTTCAGTTTCACTTCAACACCTGGGCTGATGTGGAGACAGTGGAAGCTGAAACGCCAGATGTGGTGATCATCGCCACAGGCGGGCTTCCCCATACCGAGGTTTTGGCGGCTGGCAACGAACTCGTGGTTTCGTCATGGGACATCATCTCGGGCGATGTCAAACCCGGAACGAACGTCCTTATCTATGACGATGCTGGGGACCACGCAGCACTCCAGGCTGCCGAGATTGCCGCAAAGGCCGGTGCGAAGGTCGAAATCATGACACGTGACCGCGCGTTTGCACCCGAGGTCATGGGCATGAATCTCGTGCCCTACGTCAGAGCATTGCAGAAGCTTGAAACCACGTTCACGGTGACTTACACGTTGGCTGCGGTGGAGCGAAGCGGAAACCAGTTGCTGGCGCATATCGGCAGCGACTATGGCGGCGTCGACAAGCGCAAGCTCTTCGACCAGGTGGTGGTCAACCACGGGACGCGGCCTCTCGATGAACTCTACTTCGAGCTCAAGCCTCGCTCGGTCAACGGCGGTGAAGTCTCCTATGATGAGTTGATCGCAGGCGAAGCCCAATCCGTATCGCGAAACGAAAATGGCACGTTCCAGCTTTTCAGGATTGGCGATGCGGTGGCAGCCCGTAACACCCACGCCGCAATCTACGACGGTCTGCGGTTGGCGAAGGATCTCTGATCGATCACATCCAATCGAAACGAATATGAACGCATCCCGGACGGCTCGTTGGAGAGCCGTCGCTCACGCGCCGCAGTGACGACGTTGGCAAGGAACCGGCGGGCGAGAATTTTGTTCTCGCTAGCCGGTGAAATTGCTAATGAAAGAAATGCTGATGGATGTGAGTGCGTCTAGACCAAAAAAGAAAAGAACCGCCACACCCAATCCCATTCCTCAACCGATAAAGCCATTGAAGCTGCCGCCGGGATTCGTTGCAACCAGACTGGCCGCATTGATCACTCAGTCCAAAAACCCGCTCTGCTACGTCGCGGCGAGCGAGGGAGACGCTGACCGGATCGCTGAAGCGATAAGTGCTCTATTCCCAAAAATAAACCATGTGGTTTTTCCGCCCTGGGATTGCTTGCCATATGATCGCGTCCCGCCTTCGCGCCACTGCATGGGCCGCCGAATGGACGCGTTACGCATATGGACGAAGGAAGGATCCGATCGTCGGCTACTACTGACCTCCTTGGAAGCGCTGCTTCAACGTGTGCCCCCGGAAGACCTCATTGCCGAAAGCGTCTTCGAACTAGACGTCGGAACGCCGTTCGACCGCGACGCCTTCATGGATTTCATCCGACGCACGGGATACACCGAAGAAGGCGTTGCTGACGATCCAGGTGAATTGGTTGCCCGTGACGGTGTCATCGACATTTATCCCGCGGGCGCTCCAGGGCCAATGCGGATTGTCCTGGACGAGAATGACACCGTTATCGAGCTGCACGGCTTCAACCACCTTTCGCAACGCACGGAAAGTTCTTTGGAAAAGGTGGCGATCGGCCCGGCATCTGAGGTCATCAAGGGCGAAGAGGTCTCAGAAGGCGCAGACCTCTCGACCGGCATCATCGAGACGTCGCTCATTCGCCAATATGACGTCATGCCGAGCGTGTTCGATCTCTTGGGAGAGGCGAGCTTGATTCTGGGTCAAGGCATCGACGACAGGCTGGCGCACCATCTGGAGATCATTGATGACGCTCGCCAGGCACATATTGATTTTCATGCATCGGATGCACCATCGCGTCGATCGTTCTATCTCGACCGCAGCGAATGGGCCGAGCACACCGGTCGTTTACGGATAGAGACCCTAAACGTTGACGCGGGGTACGAACTGCCGACGAAGACATACGAGGCGGATTACCGTAAGTCGGTGACCAAGTTCGCGCAAGACGCCCTGCAAGAGCAAAAAAAGGTCGTCATTGCCGACAATGGGAAGCGCGCGGAGGCCCTTTATCGGCGACTGGAGAAAGTTGCGGAATCGACAGACGGCCCAGTCGCTCAATGGGATGACGTATTGAGAGCTGCCCCGGGCACTCTCATGCAGATCGCCTGCAATCTCCAAGAGGGATTTGTCGATACAAGGCACGGTGTCGTGGTCGTTGCGGCACCCGATGAAGCGATGGCTGACACTACCTCCCATCAACTGCTCGCCGAGCCAGAGCTTCAGATCGGCGACGTGGTTGTGCACGAAGACCATGGCGTGGGCGTTCTCAAGGATCTCAAGACGATCATGGTCGAAAACGTCTCTCGCGACGCCGCACGATTAGAGTATCGCGATGGAGACTCAATCCTCGTCCCCATGCAAGAGTTCGACAAGCTTTGGCGCTATGGTTCGGAGCCAGATGCCATTTCGCTCGATCGTCTCCACACCGAAGCTTGGAGCAAAAAGAGACAGAAGATTGCGGAGGATATCCTTTCCACCGCCCGTCACCTTTCAAAAATCGCCAAGCACAGGCAATCCTCACCGGCAGAGACATTTACCCCTGCCCGTTCTCAATTTGCAGCGTTTACCCGTCGTTTTCCTTTCGCCGAAACCCGCGATCAATCGAAAGCGATCAATGACGTTCTTGCCGATCTCGCATCCGGACGAGCCATGAACCGTCTCGTGTGCGGAGATGTCGGCTTCGGAAAAACTGAAGTCGCGTTACGCGCAGCGGCAGCGGTGGCCCTCTCCGGCGGACAGGTTGCTGTTGTCGCGCCCACGACCGTTTTGGCTCGCCAACACTTTCAAACTTTCGCGCAACGCTTCGAAGGAACGGGCATTTCGGTCGGGCTGCTGTCTCGACTTGTGAAGCCCGGAGACGCCAAGCAAACGAAGGCGGCACTCGCTGACGGTACGATCGGTGTGGTCGTAGCAACCCAGGCCATCTTCGCAAAGGACGTCCGCTTTGCGCGCTTGGGGCTATTGATCGTGGATGAGGAGCATCGTTTCGGGTTGAAGGAGAAGAGCGCTATGGCCAAGCTCGCGCCTTCCCTTCACACGCTTATGATGTCGGCGACGCCAATTCCGCGAACACTGCAATCGGCAATGGTCGGCGTTCAGGAGGTCAGCCTGCTCACCACGCCGCCCTTGCGAAGGCGTCCGGTGCGCACCTCACTCGCTGCTTTCGACCGCGCCTCCATGCGAACCGGCTTGATGCGCGAGCATCGCCGCGGCGGCCAAAGCTTCGTCGTCGTCCCTCGCATTGAGGACATTGAAGGCGTCGAAGCGATCCTTAAGAGCATCGTTCCGGACCTGTCGGTCAAAGTCGCGCATGGCAGGATGCCGGCCGTAAAAATCGACGAAACGATTGTTGGCTTCGCGAGAGGAGATGGAGACATCTTGCTCGCCACCAATATCATCGAGAATGGGCTCGACGTTCCGCGGGCGAATACCATGTTCATTTGGCACCCAGAGCGTTTCGGGCTTGCTCAACTTCATCAACTGCGCGGACGCGTCGGTCGTTCAGGCGCGCAGGGCAGAGCGACCCTGTTGCTGGAAGAGGGTTCAGATCTGGGCGAAGACGCCATGTCGCGGCTTTCGACCCTTGTTGAGAGTGACCGGCTGGGATCTGGCTTGGCCATCAGTGTTCGCGATCTTGATTTGCGTGGCGGTGGCGACATCGCTGGCGATGATCAGGCCGGGCATATGAGGGTGATCGGGGTTGGACTATACCAAAAGCTTTTAGCTGGGGCTGTCGCAAAACTGGGCAAAAAGCCATCGCCTTTCCCGCCACGGACGATCCTTCAGCTTGACGCGGCAGCCACGATCCCGGCAAACTATGTGTCGGACCCCGCCACCAGACTCAATCTCTACGCCAAGCTCTCCCGCGCCTCGAACCTCGCGGAGATAGATGATCTCAAAGAAGAGTTTGAAGACCGGTTCGGTGAATTGCCTTCAGAGGTCCTCATCCTGCTGCGAACAAGCCGCCTTCAGCTAATTGCGGCGCGCCTCGGCATATCGAAGCTCGAGGCTGGACCAAAGGCGCTCGCATTGACCTTCACACAGAGGACACCAGCCAAGGTTCTCGCACATCTCACGAAAAAGGCTGGAGCAATGCAACGGGACGACAGGCTGATCTTCCAGATTTCGAGCGATCGCGGCGAAGAGCAGTTGAAACAGTTCGAGCAGATCCTGGCGGAAGCGCAAACGAGGGTAAAGTAAGAGCTAGAGCGTTTCCATTTATAAAGGAAACGCTCAAAATGCGCTCTACGGTCGACGTTGCTTCGCCAATGTGCGCCAGGTTATCAGTAGCATTCGCGAAATGTCACGATTTAGGTTAAGCAGCTAACTTCCTGATCAGGAAACAGAAACTGGCTTCGACCTCATCATGTTTGCTGTTGCCGGATCGGCTCGGCGGCAGAGCCTTGGCGGCAATCCCTTCATGATAAGCTCGACATCCGCAACGGCCATCGAACCCAAGGCATAGAAAGCGTCGCGCGTGCCGCCCGTCCTGTGAGCCGAGAGAAGAACACCAGGTGCTTGACGCACAGGATCGTCTGGACCGACGGGCTCCTCCGGAAACACATCCGTCGCCACCCTGATGTGGCCCGATGCTGCAGCCTCAATCATCGCCGGAAAGTCAACGACGTCAGCACGGCTCATCAGCAAGAATGCCGCGCCCGGCTTCATCGAGGCAAATTCCTTCTTGCCGAGAAACCCCTCGTTTTCGCTGGTCACACTGGCAAAGACGAAAACCACCTGGCTTTCGCGCAGGACGTCATCGAGCGTCGATGGCAGACAATCAAGTCGCTCGACGATCTCTTTTGGAAGCCAGGGATCGAACACGCGGACCGTGTTTCTAAAGGGCCGAATAAGCTCTCGCAATTCACGACCAAGATCCCCGAAACCGATGATACCCACCGGCGCTCCGGCAAAACGGAATGTCTCCGCATTACCCTCTAGCCCATAATGCTCGGTTCCCTGCCTGAACGCGCGATCCGCCGCGGTAATGCCGCGCGCTAGGTCAAGCGCCATGGCAAGCGACGCTTCCGCAACCGGTGACGCGAAAGCCGAGGCCGGTGTGATGACCCATATGCCTCGCTCGACACAGGCCTGGTAATCGATGTTCGGGAGAAAATTCGATTCCACATTTATGATCGCCTTCAATCGCGGCGCCCGATCCAAACGTTCCCTTGGCATATCCGTCTGGCCGAAAATCAAAACCGTGTCAGGAAGATAGCGCTCCACCTCTTCGGCAGGCATCTGGCGGTCTTCGGATACGATCACCTCACCGAGCGCCTCCAGCCGGGCTCGAACGGAAGGCTCCATGATCAGGTCCAGCGTCCTCGGCAATGGATCGACCAGTATGATATTGCGGCTCATCGTTTCCTCCCTCGAGAATCGCGTGAGCAGCAGATTAGCGTGAACACCCCCTCGACGGGCAAGCTCAATTCGGCAATGATTCCGGTCGAAAACTATGAGTGCCGATTTCACGTCTCAACCCCATAAGAACCATGGGAGCAGACAGATGATGCTGTCTGCTCCCTCCTTGCTTACATCGCCGGCAGAACGGCGATGTCTCTCACTTCATTCTCCAGGCCGGTGATCGCGCCGATTTCGGTCGCTTTGCCGGTTTCCAGATTGACGGTGTAGAGCATCTTGTTTGCCACGAGGTAGGCGGTGTTTTTCCCGCCTTCCATGCCCTGAACATCGAAGGCATAGGTCGCCGGCTTATCCTTGAGGCCAAGCTTACCGATCGCCTTCAGCGTCCCATCATTCGGTTTGGTTTGCTGGATCAACGCGCCGATGGTGGCGTCGATATTGTACATAGCCGTCTTTTCCGGCTTTCCGATGGAGTTCGTATAGGCGGCCGCGACGATGTTCGGCGTCTCTGCCTTGTGCATATCGCCTTCCTCGAAGGCGAGCGTGCCGTCGACCGTCACTGCGCCCGTGTCCGGGTGAACCCGGTGGTTGGTGGTGCCGGTCATAAAACGCAGGCGATCGGCCATGGGATTGAAATCGACCACTACTGGCGCGTCGGTAATTGTCAGCATCTTGTCCATCTTGGCGATATCGCTTGCAGCACCCGTCTCCAGATTAATGCTGACAATGCGATGATCAGGCGTAACACCGATAACGGTCTTGTTGCCGGGGCGATAATCGATGCCGACGAGCTTGTCGACGCCTGTTACGTCCATTGTCTTCGATACGGCGGGCTTTTCCGTGTAGAACATGACGAGCGTCTTATCGCCGCTCAATCCAAGTATCGGTGCTGCCAGCGCGGATGTCGAAGTAGCGATGACGGATATGGAGGCTGCCAAAGCGAAACGAATAGTCTGCATAATCTTCTCCCGTGCGTTTGAATTCGAAGAAGGATTCGCCACATGGCTCTGAACCCTTCATCTTGGAGACACCCCGGATGATGCGATTGGATGCAGCAGGAGAAAATTTTTTTTGAGAGATGCATCTAACAGCCGTCGACACGGGTATAGCTTGAAAAGCAACGGGTTTACCTTTCCGGTCGGAGGAGACGGGTTTGACAGTGATGGGCTCCATGCCGATTGATCTCGAAAAGGCCCTCGATCGCTGCGCCAAAGGCGACCGTCTGGCATTGCGGCAAATATTCGATCAGGAAGCTGGCAAACTTATCGCGGTTGCCCAACGTATCGTTAGACGTCGTGAGCTTGCCGAAGAGGTGGTGCAAGACGCATTTATCCGCATCTGGACGCACGCCCATCAATACCGCTCCGATAGCGGTTCGGCGCGCGGCTGGATTTATGCCATCGTCCGCAACAGAGCGCTCAACCTGCTGCGCGACGGTAGACGAGAACACTCAGTCGAAGACGTTGAAGCGCTTCGCGATGATCAGCAGGCGGATGAGATTATGGCGGCCTGGCATCGTCTGGATCGCAATTCGCGCCTATACGAGTGCCTCGGTACATTGGACGCCACCAAGCGCCAAGGCATCCTGATGGCCTATGTCGGGGGCTATTCTCATGGCGAGATCGCCGGCCGGTTGCGCATACCGCTCGGCACCACAAAATCCTGGATCAGGCGTGGACTGTCGGCGCTGCGGGAGTGTCTGGCATGACCTATGACCGCAAGGATGTGCTCAATCTTGCCGACGAATATGTGCTCGGGTTACTCGACGCAGTTGAGGCCGGAGAGATCGAGGATTCCATGAAACGTGATCCCGAACTACAGGCCGCGATCGCAGCAAGCAGGGATCGGTTCCTGCCACTCGACACGGGACTTGCGCCTCAATCGGTGAGTGAAGACCTTTGGCAGCGCATCGAGTCCGCCCTACCCCAACAAGAGAAGCCTGCCACCGCTCTGCCGGTCGCGAATGACAATGGTGTACGGCGCTGGAAGTTTGCAGCGTTCACCTCGCTTGCAGCCTCTCTGATCCTCGCTGTTGGACTTATCTACAGCCTCACTAGAACAGTGGAACCGCTGGTCATTGCGGTGCTGGTCAACGATGCCGGCGAGGTTCAGGCCGTTGTCGAGGATTTCGGCAATGACGAAGCGTCTGTCCGGCTGCTGGCCGATTTCGCCGTTCCACGCGACAAGACGATCCAGGTCTGGACCTTGCCGTCCCGTGATGTCGGACCCGTCTCACTCGGTCTGCTTGAGGGCGTGCGCTCGGCGCGCCTGCAAGGGCCAGCGCTTCCAAGACCACGCGCCGATCAACTTTATGAGCTGACGCTCGAGCAGGCAGGCGGCTCACCGACAGGCCGTCCAACGGGACCGATCCTGGCGAAGGGATTTGCACGCATGCCGCGCTAGCACTTCGCTGCCAAATCGAACCCCGGATGGAACTTGGGCCTCTTACATTCTAAGCTGAATGATGCTTCCGCATGTACTGAAGAAGAGGCCAATGGCGAATCCGCGTTTGGATCCGCCATCATGTTTAGCTCGTGATCAGATGCGCCTAGCCTATCTTGTCACATAGCGCTTCCAGGGATGCTCTTCTTTGAACCCTAGAACTTCTCGCGCTTTGCGATTGGACAGCGGCGCTTCGTCCCTTCCCATTTCACGCGTCACAGGCGTATTGGGAGCATATCTAGCGAGGAATTCCGCCGTCGGCAGATCGGCCGTAATGGTGTCGTTGACCGCGTTGAACACCTGAAAGCCCAGTCCATCTTTCTCGATACAGAGATGAACAATCTCGCCAAGATCGCGCGCATCGATGTAGCTCCAGGCATTGCGTTTGCGAGACATCGGGTTGTCGATGAAGGCCGGAAAGTTGCTGTACTCATGCGGCTCGATCACATTGCCGATGCGCAGGGCGTAGATATCGGCCTTGTATCGCATAGCGAAGGCGCGTGCCGTCTTCTCGTTCACCAGCTTGGAGAGACCATAGCTGTCCATCGGGTCGATATCGTAATCCTCTTCCAGAGGGAACGAATGGAAGTCCTTGTCTCCTTCGGCAAAGCACACGCCATAGGTCGTCTCGCTGGAAGCAATGATGACTTTGCGAACGCCGAGCTTCATCGCAGCTTCGATGACATTGTATGTGCCGACCACATTGGCCTGAAATGTCTTGTTGTCAGGCTCGATCAACACACGAGGGATCGCCGCGAAGTGCACGACGGCATCGGGCGCCGAAGGCAGAGCGCCGTTTTCAAAACCTTCGAAACCATTATGCGTCGTCAGTGCATTGAAGACCTGACCGCTATCGGTGACATCCGCGATCAGCGTGTTCACTCCTGGTAAGTCCAAGGGCTTCAAATCGATATTGAGGACGGAGTATCCCTTTTCCAGAAGCTTGGGAACGGCATGGCGTCCAGCCTTGCCTGTGCCACCGGTGAAAACGATGCGTTTGGTCATGTCTTGCCTCCTCTTGCAACTCCCGCGCCTCTCGATGGCGATCGCTACGAATCTGATCGCGGCCACCGTTTGCGCCCGCTATACATACGACATTAAGTCCCGCCTCCGCGCAACGCAGGAAATTGAAAGCAAACTTAATCGTGATCTTCCAGTCACTTAAAAAACTTTATAAAGGCAATCACAACGTTCCCAACGCGCTTCTGTTCAGCAGCTTTGCCACCCAATCCACAAAGACACGAACCTTGTTGGTCACGTGTCTGGTCTGCGGGTAGACGATATAGATCGGCATGGGCTCGCTTTTCCATTCAGGCAAAACACGCACCAACTTTCCCTCTTTAATCTCGTCCCTTATCGAGAACGGCACCAGTTGCCCGACCCCCATTCCGGCAACCACAGCATGCTGATAGGTTCTCGCATCATTCGCGGACACGATATACCGCGGACTGATTTCAACTGAACGGGTACCATTGTCGAAGGCCATGCTCATGACTTGGCCGGCATTGGCGTTCAAGTACCCAACACAGTGATGATCGACCTCAAGGTCTTCAGGTGTCTGCGGCATACCAAACCGCTCGATGTAAGCGGGTGCGGCAACAGTGAGAAAGTCGAGTTCCGAGACTTTTCGAGCGATCAGCGACTGGTCGCGCAGGGTCCCCACGCGCAAGGCACAGTCCACGTTTTCGGCGATGTAATCGACCAGACGATCTCCGACACCGATGTCGAGCCGGATCTGTGGGAAGCGCTGGTGGAAATCGCAAAGGTTGGGAATGATGATCTCGTCAGCGAACATCCCGGCCATTTCCACACGCAGGCGACCAGAAGGCTGGACATTGGCGCTTGAAACGCTACCATCCAACTCGTCGATCTCCGCCAGAATTTGCGTTGCCCGCTCGTAATAAAGAGCGCCATCCGTGGTCACCATCACGCGGCGCGTCGTTCGGTTGAGCAAGGTCGTGCGCAAATGCGCCTCAAGCCCTTGCACCATGTTCGTCACGGTCGTCTTGGGAATGTTCAAGGCATTTGCAGCTTTCGTGAAGTTCCCTGTTTCAACGACCCGCGCGAATGCCCGCATCGCAGCCAGCTGATCCATCCTGCCACCTCGCGTTATTGTCCGTGAATTTGGAATAGTGTTTTCGAATTTGGATGCTTGCGCAACTTATCCCGAACAATATATCAATATTAGAAAGCACTACAAGAGACATAGACAGAGTCTCTGAAGGAAACGACGATGGACACCCGGTGGCACCAAATGGAGACGAGCGGCACAGCGTGCACGTCCCTCTCCGTGCGTGTCTACAGCAACGAAGGCAAGGTGCGCACGCCGCCGCTGGTCCTTTATCTCAGAGGTGGCTCCTTTCTGGCAGAAGGGGCGCGCAGTGTGAGGAGCTACCAGTCGCGAAAGCGCTTGCCGAAAGTGGAGCGGTGGTCATTGAGGCGGATTACAGCACCGGCTCCTGCAATGAGTTTCCGGCTGTGATCGATCGGGCTTTCGATGCGCTGGATTGTCTGAGCAATAGCCGCAAGCAGTATGGCAGTGCGAAGTCCCTGCTGTTCGTGGCCGGCGAAGAGGCAGGCGGCAATGTCGCTGCGGGCTTGGCTTTGAAGGCGCGCGATCGGATGCCGGGTAAATTGGCAGGGCAGATTTTACTGTCGCCGATGATCGATCCGTTGATGGCGTCGACGTCTTTCAGGGATGCCGACAAGATCGGGATGCGGCAGCGTTGGGCGGAAGGCTGGAGCCGGTATTTGGCAAAGGCCTGTGGGGTGGCCCACCCTTATGCGGCACCCTGCCAGTGTACGAGGCTAGACCGAGTGGCACCGGCTCTCATTTTTACTGCTGAGGACGACCCTTTGCGGGACGAGACTGTCAATTACGCCGGGCGCCTGCGTGATGCAGGAATACAGGTTCGGCTCCATGTTTTCCCTGCTGGCTCCAACTGGACAGGGCTTTATCGAGGTGAAGGTGGCAAATGGCTTCCGGCTGTTTGCAATGAATTTTCGGGTTTTGTTCAAGACCTAAAGCACTAGCATTTAAGACAATCACTGATCGGCTTCCTCACGAAGCCAAGGAGTATCCCATGACGCTCAAGAACAAGCGCCGTGCCCTTGCGGGT
Coding sequences:
- a CDS encoding TetR/AcrR family transcriptional regulator; its protein translation is MTEISNDSGWRGSQEVWLQAAYEALLETGVESVKILPLGKKLNLSRTSFYWFFKDREELLAALLTRWREKNTGNLVKQCEAYAESVVEAMFNVFDCWIDTELFDPRFEFAVRSWALQSEDISKEIEVADRARLSALQHMFMRFGHTELDADVRARTTYLVQIGYVSMRTQEDIALRMKRIPHYVEVYTGIAPQRRDLDRFFARHGVKDLDVL
- a CDS encoding NADH:flavin oxidoreductase, with amino-acid sequence MSNDPLLQPFQLKHLTLRNRIIVTAHEPAYPEDGMPKERYRAYTVERAKGGVALTMTAGSAAVSKDSPPVFNNLLAYKDEIVPWIRDMTDAVHEQGSAIMVQLTHLGRRTRWDKGDWLPVVAPSHHREVAHRAFPKKIEDWDIERIIKDFADAAERMKAGGMDGVELEAYGHLLEQFTSPRTNELDGPYGGSLDNRMRFCLDVLGAIRKRVGDDFILGIRYTADERLSDGTGSEEGLEISRRLKDSGLIDYLNIIRGHIDTDPGLTDVIPIQGMANSPHLDFAGQIRSATNFPTFHAAKIPDVATARHAIASGKVDMVGMTRAHMTDPHIVRKIMEKREDDIRPCVGANYCLDRIYQGGMAFCIHNAATGREVDMPHTIPKAPQRRKIVIVGAGPAGLEAARVSAERGHSVVVFEAANNAGGQIRLTAQSERRREMISIIDWRMSQCEKLGVQFHFNTWADVETVEAETPDVVIIATGGLPHTEVLAAGNELVVSSWDIISGDVKPGTNVLIYDDAGDHAALQAAEIAAKAGAKVEIMTRDRAFAPEVMGMNLVPYVRALQKLETTFTVTYTLAAVERSGNQLLAHIGSDYGGVDKRKLFDQVVVNHGTRPLDELYFELKPRSVNGGEVSYDELIAGEAQSVSRNENGTFQLFRIGDAVAARNTHAAIYDGLRLAKDL
- a CDS encoding DEAD/DEAH box helicase yields the protein MDALRIWTKEGSDRRLLLTSLEALLQRVPPEDLIAESVFELDVGTPFDRDAFMDFIRRTGYTEEGVADDPGELVARDGVIDIYPAGAPGPMRIVLDENDTVIELHGFNHLSQRTESSLEKVAIGPASEVIKGEEVSEGADLSTGIIETSLIRQYDVMPSVFDLLGEASLILGQGIDDRLAHHLEIIDDARQAHIDFHASDAPSRRSFYLDRSEWAEHTGRLRIETLNVDAGYELPTKTYEADYRKSVTKFAQDALQEQKKVVIADNGKRAEALYRRLEKVAESTDGPVAQWDDVLRAAPGTLMQIACNLQEGFVDTRHGVVVVAAPDEAMADTTSHQLLAEPELQIGDVVVHEDHGVGVLKDLKTIMVENVSRDAARLEYRDGDSILVPMQEFDKLWRYGSEPDAISLDRLHTEAWSKKRQKIAEDILSTARHLSKIAKHRQSSPAETFTPARSQFAAFTRRFPFAETRDQSKAINDVLADLASGRAMNRLVCGDVGFGKTEVALRAAAAVALSGGQVAVVAPTTVLARQHFQTFAQRFEGTGISVGLLSRLVKPGDAKQTKAALADGTIGVVVATQAIFAKDVRFARLGLLIVDEEHRFGLKEKSAMAKLAPSLHTLMMSATPIPRTLQSAMVGVQEVSLLTTPPLRRRPVRTSLAAFDRASMRTGLMREHRRGGQSFVVVPRIEDIEGVEAILKSIVPDLSVKVAHGRMPAVKIDETIVGFARGDGDILLATNIIENGLDVPRANTMFIWHPERFGLAQLHQLRGRVGRSGAQGRATLLLEEGSDLGEDAMSRLSTLVESDRLGSGLAISVRDLDLRGGGDIAGDDQAGHMRVIGVGLYQKLLAGAVAKLGKKPSPFPPRTILQLDAAATIPANYVSDPATRLNLYAKLSRASNLAEIDDLKEEFEDRFGELPSEVLILLRTSRLQLIAARLGISKLEAGPKALALTFTQRTPAKVLAHLTKKAGAMQRDDRLIFQISSDRGEEQLKQFEQILAEAQTRVK
- a CDS encoding hydroxyacid dehydrogenase translates to MSRNIILVDPLPRTLDLIMEPSVRARLEALGEVIVSEDRQMPAEEVERYLPDTVLIFGQTDMPRERLDRAPRLKAIINVESNFLPNIDYQACVERGIWVITPASAFASPVAEASLAMALDLARGITAADRAFRQGTEHYGLEGNAETFRFAGAPVGIIGFGDLGRELRELIRPFRNTVRVFDPWLPKEIVERLDCLPSTLDDVLRESQVVFVFASVTSENEGFLGKKEFASMKPGAAFLLMSRADVVDFPAMIEAAASGHIRVATDVFPEEPVGPDDPVRQAPGVLLSAHRTGGTRDAFYALGSMAVADVELIMKGLPPRLCRRADPATANMMRSKPVSVS